One Glycine soja cultivar W05 chromosome 7, ASM419377v2, whole genome shotgun sequence genomic window, cctatttaaaaagttaaaaatatatgtaattgtaaattcatttaaatatttaattaagatatcAATAAATGAAGGTATATAatgttaaaaaagaattaatgttttcttaattttctaaaaaataaaaaatattttaagataaactAAAATACTCAAAATGACATAATATGAGAAAAAAGAGTACATGATATATCAATCATGTCAAGGTACATTTTAGAAGATCTTGTAGGAAgataattaatacatttattttaaaaacaaatattgaatCTCACatctttgaattaattttataacatctgttttttatgaatatttttttaattgaaatattgaaCCCTAGAGTGACATTATCAATTGTCATTTGAGATTGGGTTCCACCTTCCAGAATAAATAAAAGCACCATAACATGATCCTGACATCTCAAGGTACATTTTGATGCCTTTGCACtgaatcatatatataaacgagtgtaatttttttggttaaatgaaAGTGTTGATACCGTATAATATTCCAAGAATTTATGAAGAGTTACTTTCATGAAATTTACCATTCACTTTCATTCAATGCATATCAGCACAGCAAACAATTCCATACATAGTCTATCACATCCTGTCATGTATTATATATTGTGTTTAATGAGACAGTCATATCTGTTGTTCGTCATTACAACAATTAATCTGAGCTCATGCAACCTATACATGAAGCCTGAAGGGTTCTTGTTTGATGTGTTTTGACACGTGCAATAGCTAGAAGCAGTACcaaatcatgattttggttggtgtttgaaattaaattaaaattaatggacTAATTAAGGATTTAAGTTAACCATGAtttgtaatgtttttttctcctatcgatttttcttcttctttcatctGCTTACTCCTTGTTGGTACTCTACCAAAGTATAAGTTGTTTTACACTTGTTTTCCCCCCTTTTGTTACATGTCTTGTTTATATACATTTCGTGAGAAATTGAAACCAAATAAGAATTTGAATCGGTACTTGGCATCAACAACAAGTGAAACTACCattttgcaaattttatttcaattttagacTGCATATGTAGATAAGCCGACTGAGCATAATAAGTGTCTCTAACTTTTAAGCTTTGAGTTTGAGGAGTTGTAGGTTGTCTAACAAGAGAAACCAAAAGTGGACCGTCCATGGTAGGACAATTAAACCTCTAACCTCGGGCCTAATGACTTTTCCTAGTGTAGGATGATTGGACCTTTGACCTTGATTCAATCACATTCAATAAATAAGGGTGACTTCTCCCTCGGTCACTCTAAATCATGCATTCTAGAATTTTTAAGCTACCTTGAGTATATGACTTTAGGGTCTTCAGGAGTTTTGGACTTAAACAAATTTACTATGGAGGCTCGGAACATCTACCATAAATTGTGGCCTTATGGCTGTTTTAACTTTTCTATATTTCAGTGTGCATGTATCATCTTTGTACTTTGAAATAGTCTCTTATCAAGTTCCTGAACTTGTGTAGCTATGATCTGTTTTATAGATACGATCGGAAATACAGGCGCTAGCACGCATGCATATCTGTATTTTTAGTGTGCTATCATATTTTATtgtgttaaaatttatatattaaaataatatctcttattatatgtaaattgatgggtatattaattttattttaatatgttttgtaATGTATAAATAATTTACTTCTTACATCTCTTTGTTTGTTATgataacataataaattaatatattatggtTGTAAATATATGTCTGTCTATACATAGTTCATCAAACCATTTgtgatatatatttgaatatcatTCTATTTGATAAATGTATTTGTGAAATATTGAAATAGTAACATTATTGTGTCATgtgttagaattttttatttattattttgatctttaattatctttactCTTAGGGTGTATATACTTCAATTCTAaggattttttaatatattttaaaataagatatgtggtgaagagaaaaataagagaaatagataaatatataaagtaaatataaaaaaatatatgtgtagaaagtaaatattatctaaacatttttctaattataattgtaaaacaaaaaaaaaatcattcaaaccaTGTTTCCTTTGACAATATTTTTGAGtttgttatcattttttaaatatttatacccaaaattaacaaattatagaaatatacaatgatgtttattttttttagagtttgataaataagaaatttctaggacaatgaaaaataattaattaatcttttttatttacttttttagaagaaaaaaaaataaggatagtATTATGTTGAACATGTTAAAGATATTAaaattcatgtttttcttttgtaacaAAACATTCATGTTTTAATGGCTTACATATTCATTTGATAAACTCTCCCTAAGAGAAAAAGTCATCTTAAACACTTTACAAaagttcaataaaaattattttttaacattatcaACTATCAATTAAGTCATTTCTTACAAAATTTGATGTTCATGatccaaatataaaatttagcaaattttttttatccaaatacaaatccaaaaattaattttaatataaatttgtatGACTAAATACTAAAAGCATAACATAATcaaagacaaaaagaaaaagatacatATCATCCATTGTTCCTTTCTTCGTTTTCCTTTCCCATAAACTCATCGCATGCAAACTTCAAATACTCCAACTAcatataaaaatgagaaaaagaaaatcagagcaataaaaataaaaggaaattaatgaaaaaaaattaattgaaaatataaataaaaatagcacATAAGTAGACAAATAAAAAGTCTATAAAATGTaagagattttattattttgtctacctcattttttctttattttatcttcCGATCAAAGACTTTATCAATGcaacttcatatatatattttcattatccttgaatattaaaaaaaaatattctcatgACTTTCATTCACTAAAGAcgcaaagataaaaaaaaacatataatatgaatgagataaagaaaaaattattctatttttccttttttgttagtaaaaataattaagaagaaacaataaaataaataaaaataatacacaaaGGACGACCAAACGAGATGCCATGATTGCTGTCTAATTCTTTATTCTACCAAAATGTATGAATAGAAATAGAAGCAATAAATGGTGGTAACCCAATGCCAAACAGTAGAGAGGAGTATATAAAGAGTACATGAatatttgagagagaaaaggtTTAGTGGGCAGTTTTGGCCATAACATGGGGGTAGTATGCAATGGTGGTTACACCTTCATGTAGCTGAGAGAGTAGGTAACGCGATCACTTTGGGATTCAGCCAACTGCAGGTTACtcacattttgaaattaaattgccATTTGTATTTTCGGGTGATAAAACATGATTTTACCggattattttactattttgttattactactttaatattattaaagataaaatagtctaaaaaataattacacaaaGTTGTATTACgtttatatatttgtataaatttcCCTAATAACTCCCATTCCATATTACAAGTGGAAagcttatttttatcattttaagctAGCAGCAGTTTCTTAATTTACATTTCTTTGCATTCATGACTTATTCTCTGTGTCCACGAAGAATATAATTTCGCAAAACGGGGGCAATAGTTGCTGCATGTTTCATTATATAATGTTCTTTATTACATGACAACCTTAGAAAACATGCACCAGTGGTCTAGTGGCAGAGTAGTATCCTGCCACGGTACAGACCCGGGTTCGATTCCCGGCTGGTGCATTTCTGAGGAAACTGTGATGATAATTGCAAGTGATTGATGGGTCAATCACCCTCATCGAAGTTAGATGAAATTTGCATCTGAGATTCCTTTGAATAAATGTTCTTCTgagctttcttttttctaattattatattcccattttatgtgttttctcttatatttttgtGCTTGCATTTTGCTCAGTTAtaacttgagattttccataaAAATGCATATTTGAACAGCCCAATGATTTCTTCAATTGCTTAGCAGATATAGTTATTGTCATAATGACAAATAGCATATACTGCAAAGCCATACATACATTGCCCTTAATTCTGGTTGTTATAAGTTGAAGCACGGGAGTAAAAATGATTGGATTGAATTACTCCCATTAGATACGTTAAAATTTAAACCTGAGGAAAATTTAGTGGCACaagtgttttatgtttttttactatTGTAATTGGAGTTTTTGATTTTAAGGAtgaatttttaagtatttttacaaatttcgATCCTTTAAATCAACTATAAAACTAATCATCGATTTGaatttagttaaatttaaaatttattattcttatcCAATAATGTTATGGGAGGATTGAATCAAAATTGTCCTTAAAAATAAGGTATGTTTTGTTAACTGAGTtaaatgatagaaaataaaaagaaataaaagaaaacttgtaaaaaataaaataattttttaggttgtttgatagaaaaagaaaataagagagaaaagagagttataatttttctttttcacttaaTTTTATAGGAAGTGATAATGTAATATGTGTGTGTAAAACTATTATAGCTCTTTTAATAGTAATGTAATATGTGTGTGTAAAACTATTATAGCTCTTTTAATAGAGATAATAATTATtggaaaacaatttttccaacaAGTAAAACTATTATAGACAAAAGAACTCTCTAAATATTTAAACACAATGGCAAAACTTAACAGTAGCTACATCTTTTAAACAAAGTTAAAATGCTTCTCACACACATTAATAAACAAGTCCATCTTCTGCAATcacttttttcaatttaaattacttcCAAAACTGCACTCATGCTACAAAAATGCCTTTTGTTTGCATTCATGGCCTATTCCACTTGGCAACAGTAGCACACGTTGCAGAACATTATAATATCACAGGGTAAAATGTGTCAGGAGCACCAGTGGTCTAGTGGTAGAATAGTACCCTGCCACGGTACAGACCCGGGTTCGATTCCCGGCTGGTGCATCCCTGAGGGAGCTGTGATGATAATTGCCAGTGATTGATGGGTCAATCACCCTCATCTTCTATAAGTTAGATGAAATGTGCATCTGAGAttcccttcattttttttctattttgtatttattttgtctttttgttAATATCACAAgttctataattttatttgtcaatttgttgttttttacgCAACTAATTTGttcttatataattatattgcaTATTAAGCATTTGTTGTCTCACGTCTTTAGCTTTTGTAATTAATGTAAATCATGCTTTTATACCTTTTACTATTTGAACAATTAATCAGATTCTTTACATTTAAGAATTTCtggaatttaattatcaaacgtTTGGGCCAATCCACAAGCCAAGGGGTGTTTGGCATAAGGAAATTTTTTTGGTATATCTATGGGTTACTATTCCTTAAAATCATGAATTCTATGAATgagtaaatttgtttgattgaacATTAATGTtgtcatatatatttcttaggaatataaaagtaaaataatatatttactataatatttaattatttacctcattaaataatttaatgatagttacgtaatatttttattataattaaactgGTTTTTTTAACTTGGAAAACTTAGATTCCTATTTCTCCTTATGAGAATATTTTTGTGGGAAAGTTAACCAAATTGTTTTTAGTAAACGTTTTATGGAAATGTTATTTTCTAAATATCAAATCCAACATGAAAAACTAACATTCTTAACTTAagatttcaaaaacacaaaaaatatttccttGTATCAAACATCCCTGAATGTTTTGTAAACTCCTTTGGGCTTGGGTTGTTGCTTCCTGGACTTCCAAGTTGCTTTCTGCacctttttatgatttttttttttactttctgtttTGGTTATTCCGAAAGCCAAAATCTATACTGAGTCTGGAATGTAAtttaacattccagaagtcaaaaaAGGGGTATAGGAAGCAACAATCTTGGGTTTGCCTGTTGGCTTTGCAGAACAACTCGATCCAGTCCATTTAATTACAGGTGAGTAGAAACCTGGCTTAAATTAAGTGAAATGGCTTGTATACTCACCTATACTTTCATGTAACAAAACTTGttgaataaactttttttttaatacgcaAAATTGAGTTTTATTGATAAAGTTCCAATTCAACACAAGATGTGCAAGAATTGGTAAGAAAATGCAAGTTACATATCTCAGAATTGTGACAGCCCCTCCCCTATACAAATCCAAACATAATTGGTAAGAAAATGCAAGTTACATATCCGTTGTTGAACCATGGTTTCAATTTAAAATGttgattaaaatatgataattagaatttaatgatcaagtactaataatataaaacagtTATATACTACTATGTTCCAGTCCACTTTGTTCCATTCTCGACCACCAATCCAAACATTACATTCCCCCATTTAAACAAGACATTAATAGCATTGACTAAAATTTGTAAATGAAAACACACCCTTTACtcgaaattttaaaaacaatgctAGTAGTTGGAGCGAACATCAGGGAAGAAGTCTTCATAGACATGGTAGTGAGGAGAGAATTAAATTACACCGTACATATTAGAACATAAGTTAAAAAGCCAATTAGATCAGTGATGGCTGTTTTAATAAATACGCAATGATAAATAAAAGCACTGAATTACAAGTCCTTAATggcaaagagaaaatataactaACACTGGCTCGTGCTTTCCATATAAAACTGCACACTCTTCACATCTTAGTTTTCTCAGATCCTAACTttactttctctttatataaaCACTGAacaggaaaggaaaccacatcGCTTTGATGCACAGAGAAAGGTAGCCTTGAAAACCTCATCCCCGAAACAGCGAGAAGGAAATTTTACCTATATTAAACAGCTATGTTAGTGGGATGAGAATTAGCTCTTCCAGAAGGTCTTGGTTGCAACTAGGATTTTCTCCCTGCCATGTGATTCAGGTTCTTTATTATATATGGTGGGCTTCCACCTCACTGCACGCACAACCCGAGCTACTTTCTCAATTACTTCAGGGGTATCCCTCACCACAACAGTGCCTTCTGGGCGTAAAATTCGATCGAGTTCCACCATCAAATCAAGAAGGCTACATCTGCAATCAAGTCAAGAAGCGATCAGGCGAGCTCATTATTTACGTGAAACATTGTTGTGTCTGCTGGGATACAAATTATAATAGATAATCATTTTGCATTAGTATAGAGGAAACTGTGGTAAGTTGAGATCTGACATCAATTTAATAGAAGGAAATTTGGAACCTAGGCAAAACAGAACTGCATTTGAGTATCTGTTCAACCACTCCTTGGTCCATACTGTGTTTCTTAATAATTCCAGGAAGAACAATGAACAGACTATGCATAAATGCTAACTAATATGTAACGGTTGCAGTAGTAGACCATAAGTTTTTACATTTGAAAATTTGAacatttgaatgcaatcaatttAATGCTGTAAGCATTCATATTAAAGGAAACAAAAGTAATTATGTTAAAACATGTCATAGTCTCAGAGATGCATGGAAAGCTCCAAGCCGTCAACATACTTACAAACACTAAGAGAGTGTTAAGTAGTAAAACTGTTGATTGTAAGAAAAAACATGGCTTCAGACAACTCTAACACATGAAATTAATGACCCACAAGTCAGTTAAGGAAGCAATTTACTAGCACTTTTAGAATGAAAATACCTATTTCTGCCAGAAGCTGGATCCTTTATAAGTGATTCAATGCTTGTCGCATGAATCAGATCATAGGTGCGAGGATATGTTGAGAAAGGTTCACACCTGGGAACAGTAATCAAACAACTTAGATTTCAAATATTTGTCCATTACAAACTGTAATACATGTTCAAAATGCACTAAAATAAGTAAGAGGTGAAGTACTTCACTtcagttttcatttttcataaagatAACTAGAGGACTACCTAAAAAGCATACAgttataaaatcaattaaataattattaactgTCTCATGCCATTCAATATTTAGCTTAGTTGAGCAGATTTCAACTGCAACTTAAATCCAAGATACTAAAGCTGATTGAGAACTGGATCATAAAGATAAATTCTGATACATACAAACATACATAGCAAAATACAAGATAAAATATAGTGGAAAGTAGTAACTGCCTGGAAAAGAAAAGCCACAAGGATGACAAACAAGTCAAACTGTAGACCAGGAATCAACTTGTAAGCAAAATAATTTCAGTGAATCCCTAGTTGAAGGAAACAGTCTCTACTCTCTGGTGTTATAGTATGAAAAACCTTTatcatcaaaaacaaaaaaattcccACACTAACCTGATTTTCAAGTCATATCAACACTCAATTTACCATTGATTAAGACAAGCCAAAAGATACAACAAAAAGTCCTTTTAAGAGAAACACTAGAAATTTTCAGCAAAAAACTCACCAATCATGATAGACTCCAATAAGACCTCTGTCAAAGATTGCATCAAGAGTTATTGGCTTGTGAGATGGAACAACATTCATTACCCACACAGGATCAGAATTTAGTGCTGCTGCAAATCCCCCAAAAAATGCATTCATGTCCATGACATTGCGTACTGCTGGAGTCCCCAACTTTATTTTTAGGGAATTCTTATAGTGTGCAACCCTCCTTACCCATCGCTTAGTGTCTGCCTCATATACATCAGCACCATTTTTCAGGACTGTGGATCTTGGTAGAGAAGCAGTTAGCCTTTCTGGCCACTTGGGAATCGTGCCAATAGCATATTCACCTTTGACAGAAGACATCCTAGTGATGCATTTCTTCAATTTGAAGTACCTGTGAAATAAATCATCTTATTAGTGGAATCTCAAGTAAACTATGAGAAGTCCATAAACCAATAACAAAGATAGCATTATCCCGAGTGGTATTATTGCCAGGTCCATATGATACAGAAATGTGTAGCAAGCATAAACAATGGATGTTAAATACAGTGATGTGAAGCAAAGAAGTTAAAGAAAACACTAACTAGCAATAGCCTACTGGAAATTACCATGCAAAACTTGGGTCATCTGAATCATCACATAAGTCTAGACCAAATTCATTTTGGTTGGGGAGACACATCTCCACTGCTGGCTTTTTCCAGATCACAGTGTTACCATCTACGGCAATCAATTCATAACACAAAGCTCTTGCCACAGCCTGGAGATCAGACCATTCTTTATCTTGTTTAGGCCACTGAACAGGGGGACCAGAAATGACTAAATATCCACCAGGGCGAAGTAATCTGTCCACTTCAATGAAATAAGATGCATCTGCAAGGCAAGGTTTCTGCATTAGGGCAGTGATGTCTATTTAGAAGTTTGCAAGATATGCAAAGGTCAGCTGCAATTAAGAACTTACTGTAGGCTGTAAAAGGGATTAAACACCGGGAACAATGGACTAAGTCAAAGCCAAATGCAGGAAATGGAAGTCTGCGAGTACCAAGCATGGCAACAAAAGCTGGTACTCCTCTTTCAAGTGCAAATTGAATCTGTGATTTGTGTGAATCTCTTGGAGCAAAAGACATGGTTAATATGTTTTGAGCTAGCAAATATCCTCCAAAACTGGCAACctgtaaaacaaaagaaatattttcatGCTAAACAACAAATACTAGTAATAAGGTCTCAAAATGAAACAGGAAAATAGATCCCACCCCACATCCCATATCAAGAGCAGTCCTCAGAATACCGCCATTCATTGGAATGTATTGACCAAGTTTTTCAATATACTGCTCTGCTCCATCTGGAAACATTGTGCCACCTCCAGGGAATATAAAGTGAGGACCATCAAGCTTCATCCATCCTTGGTGACCTTTCCTGTCAGCAATCTTGTTGTATGGCATGTTGCTGTGCCATATCTACATGAATACATCAGTGCTTTTAGATAGATAGATCACTAAATaacaaacatcaatcaacaacattctaaaaattaaaaacatttttctgaCACATAATATATTAGCTATTCTGGACACAAACATTTTTCATCCTaggttcttaaaaaaaatgtcctAGGGCCTAGGTTGCTCCAAAACTTGGCTTCCAGATAATTTGAACAGCATTCTATTACATCATCAATTACTTAAAATgcaatcattatttttaaaaggccTCACTCAAACACCAAAAACTTATAAACCTATATGCTATGAATCAATCACAAGCTAGAAAACACTCAAAAACAAGCTCCTATCTTCCAAACATGATAATTATCCACTTCCAGTTGCCAAACACTAACATAATAGCTCCCCATGTAGAACCAGCAACCATAATTTAGAAAAAGTGTCCCACTAATGACTGCCCTGAAATAAATAGAAAGTTTAATCAGAAATTTCACTGACGTTGGAGATAGTTGTtataaaattgatagaacctaaaatggATGAAACACCAGATAGATGAAGACTAGAAATTGCTGAATCAACTGCTCCTCCAGAATGGCTGGTAATACCACTTAAGGGTGTCCACCCAGTGCTGCTACCCACTTCTACTAAGGCTGAGCTTAATTTCGTTATATTAAAAATCACGGCTTGAAGTCTTAGCAAcactttttcataaaaattttcCACTTTTGCTTTGTCATTCtacctaaaaattaatttacaacacacttataatgtaaaaaatttgtATAATCTTCCCCGTAAGAATGTTGACTGAGAAAACATCTAAAatgtaaagattttttatactatcatcctgataaaaaaattgacttttgtaatatttactcttttttttttgccaagggTATCCTTGGTCGAAAGCAAAAgactagttttttaaaataagaaaatccaTTTAAGAGACTGACTTTTCAGCATCATGTTTTTCCATACTCATGAACATAGAAAATAGGGATGAAACCCTCACCAGATAGTTAAATTTGCCAACCATATCGCTTCATATTGGTATATCACTTTGTGAATCATATATCTAGAGTAGTTTAACATGAACACCCACAGTACTAACACCTAGTTGACACTCTTCATTTCGATTGATCTCTCCTATTGTTACATCATATCACCTatcatatctatattttttctatcttaATATCAGTTAACAATGTAAAAAACATTTAGGCAGAGTTCTAATTAGTTAACAGTCCAAGAATCTCAAAATTAACATATAAACAACAGCATTCTGCATTCCCCGTACCTTGTGCAAGCTCTCCGGCCACTGCACCGGCACCTTGTATCCCTTCGGCGGCGGAACGAGGCAGAGCGGCGAGGTCTCGAGCGGCGGGCAGTGCCTCTCGCGGTAGTAATTCATCTCCCTGCTGAGCTGGCTGTTGAGCCGCGGATCCTCGCATGGCATGTGGTCGGCGGCGGTGTCGGCGGGGCAGGCATCGATCACGCGCGACTGCTGACCCGCCTCTATGGCCGCCGCCACATGGAGGCGCTGTCTTGGATCCGC contains:
- the LOC114418488 gene encoding probable methyltransferase PMT13, which encodes MPHLNLPASKRVRQWRVLDLISAAFFGLVFLFFMLVFTPAGDSLAASGRQTLLLSASADPRQRLHVAAAIEAGQQSRVIDACPADTAADHMPCEDPRLNSQLSREMNYYRERHCPPLETSPLCLVPPPKGYKVPVQWPESLHKIWHSNMPYNKIADRKGHQGWMKLDGPHFIFPGGGTMFPDGAEQYIEKLGQYIPMNGGILRTALDMGCGVASFGGYLLAQNILTMSFAPRDSHKSQIQFALERGVPAFVAMLGTRRLPFPAFGFDLVHCSRCLIPFTAYNASYFIEVDRLLRPGGYLVISGPPVQWPKQDKEWSDLQAVARALCYELIAVDGNTVIWKKPAVEMCLPNQNEFGLDLCDDSDDPSFAWYFKLKKCITRMSSVKGEYAIGTIPKWPERLTASLPRSTVLKNGADVYEADTKRWVRRVAHYKNSLKIKLGTPAVRNVMDMNAFFGGFAAALNSDPVWVMNVVPSHKPITLDAIFDRGLIGVYHDWCEPFSTYPRTYDLIHATSIESLIKDPASGRNRCSLLDLMVELDRILRPEGTVVVRDTPEVIEKVARVVRAVRWKPTIYNKEPESHGREKILVATKTFWKS